Proteins encoded by one window of Winogradskyella sp. PG-2:
- a CDS encoding L-threonylcarbamoyladenylate synthase, which translates to MSIISKDISKAVALLNTEELVAIPTETVYGLAGNIYSEKAIKAIFETKQRPFFNPLIVHVPSIDYLEKIVDSIPEKAKLLAEAFWPGPITLVLKKKNTIPDIITAGKDTVAIRIPNHPTTLELLNHLDFPLAAPSANPFNRISPTTAQHVETYFKDSIKMVLDGGACKSGIESTIIGFENDEPIIYRLGSTSIEDIESVIGNVKVKNKKDVAPDAPGMLERHYAPKTKTILTNNLAKSLRENNGKRIGLLVFNDIMNDDNIDFKIVLSENNNLQEAAAKLYDALHQLDEQDVDIIIAEKLPDYGLGKSINDRLHRATK; encoded by the coding sequence ATATCAAAAGCAGTTGCTTTATTAAATACTGAAGAATTAGTTGCTATACCTACTGAAACGGTTTATGGTCTAGCAGGAAACATCTATAGTGAAAAAGCAATAAAAGCAATTTTTGAAACCAAACAACGCCCGTTTTTTAATCCGCTTATTGTCCATGTTCCTTCTATTGATTATTTAGAAAAAATTGTAGATTCTATTCCTGAAAAAGCAAAGCTTTTAGCTGAAGCGTTTTGGCCAGGACCAATTACTTTGGTTTTAAAAAAGAAAAACACTATTCCAGATATAATTACAGCAGGAAAAGATACTGTTGCTATAAGAATTCCTAATCACCCAACAACTTTAGAACTGTTAAATCATTTAGATTTTCCCTTAGCGGCACCTAGTGCTAATCCTTTTAATAGAATAAGTCCAACTACAGCTCAACATGTTGAAACTTATTTTAAAGACAGCATAAAAATGGTATTAGATGGTGGCGCATGTAAAAGTGGCATTGAGTCTACAATTATAGGTTTTGAAAATGATGAGCCTATTATCTACCGCTTAGGATCAACATCCATTGAAGATATTGAAAGTGTCATTGGTAACGTCAAAGTAAAAAACAAAAAGGACGTTGCACCCGACGCTCCTGGAATGCTTGAACGTCATTATGCGCCAAAAACCAAAACTATTTTAACTAATAACTTGGCTAAATCTCTTAGAGAAAATAACGGTAAACGAATTGGCCTGTTGGTGTTTAACGATATTATGAATGATGATAACATAGACTTCAAAATTGTATTATCAGAGAACAACAATCTTCAAGAAGCCGCAGCAAAACTTTACGATGCACTGCACCAATTAGATGAACAAGATGTAGACATCATCATTGCTGAAAAATTACCCGATTATGGATTGGGTAAATCTATAAATGATAGATTACATAGAGCAACAAAATAA